One window of the Lytechinus pictus isolate F3 Inbred chromosome 5, Lp3.0, whole genome shotgun sequence genome contains the following:
- the LOC129262426 gene encoding protein JTB-like translates to MWKTLVDICLTGIIATLLILNINTMTVLGAPVEDREEKGEQENEKVEFQKTDEVGSPTSCWETENFTYIGSCDPCHLLASKVFTDSCSETGFQQLVQCTESNQQVYKSCPRSRELIEKSFWVFEGVMFCVGLFAFLVVYVRRRKLNREAAERVRKQISNSA, encoded by the exons ATGTGGAAGACTTTGGTGGATATTTGCCTAACGGGTATTATAGCAACACTCCTAATACTCAACATAAATACGATGACAGTACTtgg TGCTCCAGTAGAAGATCGAGAGGAGAAGGGAGAGCAGGAGAATGAGAAGGTTGAATTCCAGAAGACAGATGAAGTAGGATCACCAACGTCGTGCTGGGAAACAGAAAATTTTACGTACATTGGATCCTGTGATCCATGCCACCTTTTAGCATCG AAAGTATTTACAGACTCCTGTTCAGAGACAGGATTTCAGCAGTTAGTTCAATGTACAGAGTCAAATCAACAAGTTTATAAAAG TTGTCCCAGATCAAGGGAATTGATAGAAAAATCATTCTGGGTATTTGAAGGAGTGATGTTTTGTGTTGGATTATTTGCCTTTCTGGTTGTATACGTGAGACGAAGAAAGCTCAATCGCGAAGCAGCAGAACGAGTCAGAAAACAGATATCAAACTCAGCTTGA